A single genomic interval of Prochlorococcus marinus XMU1406 harbors:
- a CDS encoding YcjF family protein, with product MFDISKDNLLKDFIKFPKKNLLIILLLLGFGEWFVSDLIHFAGGSIGFFALCLGGYFYLKTDKPKFNEPNSLDGWINLCNEDLNFFEELEATNELEKQNSKRQKILESILNRCEKEKISCIGPKHYQSCQSVLKSYFKSDKFDFDLFEKLPKYNSSEIIPEEALNSDAILYFINLPLSANDFLWLEKFPKNMPIWLVALTSNDIDAKNQIEDLKSQISHDFINKIITFDVNKNEITNIPFSLRRFFISSSKNIENTKKRLLKELHVAWQTEIEGIRRIQLKGIQRKNQILVASTVFLSPIPSIDVMAMTVLNSLMIKEIKSIWGCNWSPEILDKVSKEILKTAIAQGVIEWSGQTLIGITKLHGPNWLVSGTFQAVSAAYLTRVVSSSLADFMAITKGVEEPDLDFIKKNSEKIVEKAFEKEKINWKGFISDIRKPLMKLSFGS from the coding sequence GTGTTTGATATTAGTAAAGACAACCTTTTAAAGGATTTCATAAAGTTTCCAAAAAAAAATCTTCTTATTATTTTATTATTACTAGGTTTTGGAGAATGGTTTGTCAGTGACTTAATTCATTTTGCAGGAGGCTCAATAGGATTTTTTGCGTTGTGTTTGGGGGGATATTTTTACTTGAAGACTGATAAGCCTAAATTTAATGAGCCAAATAGTTTAGATGGTTGGATAAATCTATGTAATGAAGATTTAAATTTTTTTGAAGAACTTGAAGCAACAAATGAATTAGAGAAACAGAATTCAAAAAGACAAAAAATACTTGAATCTATTCTTAATAGGTGTGAAAAAGAAAAAATAAGTTGTATTGGACCAAAACATTATCAAAGTTGTCAGTCTGTTTTAAAAAGTTATTTTAAATCAGATAAGTTTGACTTTGATTTATTCGAAAAACTGCCTAAATATAATTCTTCTGAAATTATTCCAGAAGAAGCTTTGAATAGTGATGCAATCTTGTATTTTATAAACTTGCCTTTGTCGGCAAATGATTTTTTGTGGTTGGAAAAGTTTCCTAAAAATATGCCAATCTGGTTGGTGGCTTTAACTTCCAACGATATAGACGCCAAAAATCAGATTGAAGACCTAAAGTCCCAAATTTCACATGATTTTATAAATAAAATTATTACTTTTGATGTGAATAAGAATGAAATAACAAATATACCTTTTTCTTTAAGGAGGTTTTTCATAAGTTCATCCAAAAATATTGAAAATACAAAAAAAAGGCTCTTGAAAGAACTTCATGTTGCCTGGCAAACTGAAATTGAAGGTATAAGAAGAATCCAGTTAAAAGGGATACAAAGAAAAAATCAAATTCTTGTAGCGTCAACTGTTTTCTTATCCCCTATACCCTCAATTGATGTTATGGCAATGACAGTACTAAATTCTTTAATGATTAAGGAAATTAAGTCTATATGGGGATGTAATTGGTCTCCTGAAATTTTAGATAAGGTATCTAAAGAGATTTTAAAGACTGCAATCGCTCAGGGAGTTATTGAATGGAGTGGACAGACTTTAATTGGCATAACAAAATTACATGGCCCAAATTGGCTTGTCTCTGGAACATTTCAGGCTGTTAGTGCTGCTTACTTAACAAGAGTAGTATCCAGTTCTTTGGCTGATTTTATGGCAATAACAAAAGGAGTAGAAGAACCTGATTTGGATTTTATAAAGAAAAATTCTGAGAAAATTGTTGAAAAAGCTTTTGAAAAAGAAAAAATAAATTGGAAAGGATTTATTTCTGATATTAGAAAACCACTTATGAAACTATCTTTTGGTTCTTAA